In the genome of Neodiprion pinetum isolate iyNeoPine1 chromosome 2, iyNeoPine1.2, whole genome shotgun sequence, one region contains:
- the LOC124211953 gene encoding protein nervous wreck isoform X4 — MQPPPRKGNYAKFLKNLHTEQAAKLQAKNQHECDLLEDIRNFTIKKSAIEKSYSEALLKISSAYLNKKIPNIPDIKIEGGEEKWNMWNVWRTVLEENEKLARARLAAIEVFQQQIADDAKSLKLHKVQISKKAIDQLMMVQKELQTCVQDVDKTKKFYFDEEHSAHDVRDKAKDIEEKLKKKKGSFFQSITSLQKNSAKVSSKRDALEEKSTGARNDYLLSLAAANAHQNRYFVVDLQTTMQFLEQGVYDKVAEYLTLMGRTELLTCLATQNSFGKIRDQAQQLTREYNLQCCYLYYPVLKQHIQYEFEPCDSDPVNRVTADHSASLTLGKEARRWATRMAREGNTIREATKKLQFVQQLKESGQKSDPNDPNGPDLDTKMDELKQTIRRSETAKMKAEARLDCLRNGGVNIDELLQEAETLSVQDMPRSASSISFRTDASGVAEHPSSDSFYDSDGDGGSDLTTVERPGTNHGAIEQSEENAEEEDRQRHDSTEVDAMLEQEQQRIEQLTAGWDDATAVDWDDDDKADANQAQESSEVASNQQIYKCTALYSYTAQNPDELSIVESEQLDVVGEGDGDGWLRARNYRGEEGFVPQNYLDVERDVDTTTGLSSQGPGTLVQQISFSSVDYTIDDHDAVDPDMNLQDTTENTVIETHINGTSQYCIALYDYDANSAEELSFMEGDVMRVLRKEPHDVDDGWWEGELRGQCGIFPSLIVEPCAADGSPLTPQEDNTPPSSAPPVFTPPEIPEFLLSDDITQPIPPEFSENMPSQVMSDQQGFAIKLSKNQHDHYGSQFGDDVDTQPPGIIGR, encoded by the exons tttttgaaaaacttgcaTACCGAACAGGCAGCGAAACTGCAGGCAAAAAATCAACATGAATGCGATTTGTTGGAGGATATACG AAATTTCACGATTAAGAAATCTGCAATCGAAAAGTCCTATTCTGAG gCGTTACTTAAAATATCTTCGGCatacttgaataaaaagaTTCCAAATATACCTGATATCAAAATCGAGggtggagaagaaaaatg GAACATGTGGAATGTTTGGAGAACAGTATTAGAAGAAAACGAGAAACTAGCTAGAGCACGTTTGGCAGCAATCGAAGTCTTTCAACAACAAATTGCCGACGATGCAAAGAGTTTGAAGTTGCACAAAgttcaaatttctaaaaag GCTATCGACCAATTGATGATGGTACAAAAAGAGCTTCAAACTTGCGTACAAGATGTTGATAAgacaaaaaagttttattttgaCGAAGAGCACAGTGCTCATGATGTCCGCGACAAAGCCAAGGATATCGAGGAAAA GCTCAAGAAAAAGAAGGGATCGTTCTTCCAGTCAATAACATCACTGCAAAAAAATAGTGCCAAG GTCAGTTCAAAGCGGGATGCTTTGGAGGAGAAATCTACTGGAGCACGTAATGATTATCTACTTAGTCTCGCTGCTGCTAACGCTCATCAAAACAGATATTTTGTAGTGGACTTGCAGACAACGATGCAG TTCCTAGAACAAGGCGTTTATGACAAGGTAGCCGAATACCTAACACTCATGGGCCGCACAGAACTCCTCACATGCTTAGCAACACAGAACAGTTTTGGTAAAATCCGTGATCAAGCTCAACAG CTTACCCGGGAGTATAACTTACAATGTTGTTACCTGTACTATCCAGTATTGAAACAACATATACAATATGAATTTGAACCTTGCGATAGTGACCCAGTCAACAG AGTTACGGCAGACCATTCGGCGTCGTTAACATTAGGAAAAGAAGCTCGGCGATGGGCAACAAGAATGGCCAGAGAAGGGAATACTATAAGAGAAGCtactaaaaaattgcaatttgtaCAACAGCTCAAAGAATCTGGACAAAAG TCGGATCCTAATGATCCGAATGGACCTGATCTGGATACAAAGATGGATGAATTGAAACAGACTATCAGACGCTCAGAA ACGGCAAAGATGAAGGCTGAAGCGCGGCTCGATTGTCTTCGCAACGGTGGTG TCAACATTGATGAACTGTTACAAGAAGCTGAAACGTTGAGTGTGCAAGATATGCCTCGTTCCGCCAGCTCTATATCATTTCGCACTGATGCATCTGGAGTAGCG GAACATCCGTcctcagattcgttttatgACAGTGATGGTGACGGTGGCAGTGATCTCACTACAGTTGAAAGGCCAGGCACAAATCATGGCGCCATAGAACAATCTGAAGAGAATGCGGAAGAGGAAGATAGGCAAAGGCATGACAGTACAGAAGTTGATG caatGTTGGAACAAGAACAGCAACGAATAGAGCAACTCACTGCTGGTTGGGATGATGCAACTGCAGTCGACTGGGATGACGATGACAAAGCTGATGCAAATCAAGCGCAAGAGTCATCAGAGGTCGCTTCTAACCAGCAAATATACAAATGCACAGCACTTTATTCATACACA GCACAAAACCCTGATGAACTATCGATTGTTGAAAGTGAGCAACTCGACGTTGTCGGTGAGGGTGATGGAGATGGATGGCTTCGAGCACGAAACTACCGTGGTGAAGAGGGATTTGTGCCTCAGAATTATCTAGATGTTGAAAGAGACGTCGACACTACAACTGGTTTAAGTTCACAAGGACCTGGAACTCTTGTTCAGCAAATCTCATTCTCCTCAGTAGATTATACTATTGATGACCATGACGCTGTTGACCCTGATATGAATTTACAGGACACAACTGAAAACACAGTCATAGAAACCCACATAAATG GTACATCACAGTACTGCATAGCGTTGTACGATTATGATGCCAACAGTGCTGAAGAGCTCAGTTTCATGGAAGGAGATGTGATGCGAGTTTTAAGAAAAGAACCACACGATGTCGATGATGGCTGGTGGGAAGGAGAACTACGTGGCCAATGTGGCATTTTTCCATCTCTCATAGTTGAACCATGTGCCGCTGATGGATCGCCCTTGACACCGCAG GAGGACAACACACCGCCAAGTTCAGCACCACCTGTATTTACACCACCTGAAATACCAGAGTTTTTGTTATCTGATGACATCACTCAACCTATTCCACCTG agttttctgaaaatatgcCGAGTCAAGTGATGAGCGATCAACAGGGCTTTGCAATCAAATTATCTAAGAATCAACACGACCATTACGGGTCACAGTTTGGAGACGATGTTGATACCCAGCCACCAGGAATAATAG GAAGATGA